The following is a genomic window from Labrus bergylta chromosome 2, fLabBer1.1, whole genome shotgun sequence.
TTCTATGAACATTAAAGTGATTGCTTTGAATTACTCTCCTACATGATGGCTACCTTACAACCCCAGCATCTGCAGTATGCTTGCAGAAAATGGAAACAAGCTAATAGACCAAGTCTGCAATAATCTACATCTTAAGCCTATCGGTATAGGTTATAAGCAGTATCGGTATTGATACCGGTATTGATAAAATCCTAACAATACCCATCCCTAGATGGGCACGAAATATGTCTCAGGTGATAGGAGCTTCATCTTAACTACAAACAAAATTGGCTCCAATTTCAGACCCACACAGCGAGGCAGATTAAAATACAGCCCAAATAATGAGAAATGTCAAGCTTATGTGAAATAGCCTATCATACCAAACTGACAGGCGGACGAACACTTTGGACAGATAGGCCTGAGCAAAcggacagacaaacagagatacAGGGCTGGGTACCTATACCACCAGGTCTCATACCGGTTTTGCAGGGCCCCTTTCCTCTGGTCTTGAGTCCTGGTTTGGAGAAAGCGGCCTCTCTGAACTGACACATGTTCATGTATGAGACTCCATCAGTGCCACACACCGCATCCtgctcttcacacacacaaacctcctcttcatcatctcccTCTCGTCCTCCTGCAGGCCGCGGGTCCGCCTGGCAGCGCAGCCCGGTCCCGCACAGTCCGTAAAAGACGCTGCGGTCTCCCGGGTCGCAGGCTTGGCCCTCCAGGTTTCCGCACTCCCTACAACAGCCGCAGGAGTCCAGCACCAGTCCAGCCCGGCAGCCCCGGGTTTCCGGGCAAAGTTCTGGCTCACACGGCCCGCAGGCCTCCGCTCCTTCTGTCATGCTCCGAGCACCTCCACCTCCAAGCTCCTCATCCAACCGGTCGTAGTCCAGCAGAGGATCGGTCAGGAGGAACTGGGCGGGTGGCTCGGTTCTGACGTCGGCAAGCTGGCTGGGGAGAGCCCGGCTTGTTTGGAAGTTAAGAAAGAGACTCAGGGCAATAAGTCCTCTCATTCCCGGCATGTTAACCCCGTCTTTGGGTCCCCTTTAGACCCGAGAACATTCACCGGGACCGGACGGGTAATGCCGGGTCAGTCCGGTTCTCTCAGTTCATAAACAACCCAGAACTAATAAACGTTAAAATTGAGTCATTTCCGACTTAAAACGCCCGAGAAACAAGAAGacgaagaaaataaataaacaaaacttccAGACTACaacatttggcaaaaaaaaacgaaacaaaaactaaaacgaAACCAGGTTTTTACTCTTCAGTAAGTAGACTACAGTCTGAACTGAGACCGTCTGAGGTTTAAACAGCTGAGCTGCTCGCGCTGCTTCGCAGTCA
Proteins encoded in this region:
- the LOC109995901 gene encoding kazal-type serine protease inhibitor domain-containing protein 1-like — encoded protein: MPGMRGLIALSLFLNFQTSRALPSQLADVRTEPPAQFLLTDPLLDYDRLDEELGGGGARSMTEGAEACGPCEPELCPETRGCRAGLVLDSCGCCRECGNLEGQACDPGDRSVFYGLCGTGLRCQADPRPAGGREGDDEEEVCVCEEQDAVCGTDGVSYMNMCQFREAAFSKPGLKTRGKGPCKTVPVIKVPPHSQVNGTGSSLVFLCEVFAFPMALVEWRKEGQDVVLPGDDPHISVQSRGGPLKFELSSWLQIEEAGPEDSGTYRCIARNNLGSVSASAVLGILGAKELSSYLANSVSEMQQLMDATDYDQDFY